One genomic segment of bacterium includes these proteins:
- a CDS encoding M20/M25/M40 family metallo-hydrolase, protein MTGVGERPVCHAAGSGALEDVSRYIDAQTERFVEDLRECVRHPSETGRLADQQACAAYLVALARDAGWTAEAIAVDDLAPIVYASCPGPPGGKQLLLYSHYDVVPAGPPEEWSHPPYAATRVDGRVVGRGATDAKANALAFLKVVESFRATRGQPPCGLVLILDGEEERGSPNLAAFVDRYRNRLGADAALSFDGAIDPRGVPKIGLGTSGMLYVELSADGAPTELHSAGARLYPNPAWRLIWALASIKAADERIVIDGFFDDVEGPTARDRALMAAMSWDDALVKRETGVTQFVLGTQGAEALERLLFQPSATVCGIVSGYVGDGPKGIVPNRAAAKLEFRLVPRQTPDRALALLRSHLDRLGFHDVGVRALAAVETAKTDPDSAIARAVVAAARTLYGDPIVKPTEEYAGRQGVWLGNRLGMPGVGTGIGPPGHRGHATDEFVTVDHYVRGIKFAAAIFVQFAAL, encoded by the coding sequence TGACCGGCGTGGGGGAGCGTCCCGTCTGTCACGCGGCCGGTTCGGGAGCGCTCGAGGACGTGTCCCGCTACATCGACGCGCAAACGGAGCGGTTCGTTGAAGACCTGCGTGAATGTGTGCGGCATCCGAGCGAAACCGGGCGGCTCGCGGACCAGCAGGCCTGTGCTGCCTACCTCGTCGCACTGGCGCGGGACGCCGGGTGGACCGCCGAGGCGATCGCGGTAGACGACCTTGCTCCGATCGTCTACGCGTCATGTCCCGGTCCGCCAGGGGGCAAACAGTTGCTGCTCTACAGTCACTACGATGTCGTCCCGGCCGGGCCCCCGGAAGAGTGGAGCCACCCCCCGTACGCCGCGACCCGCGTCGACGGCCGCGTGGTAGGTCGGGGGGCGACCGACGCCAAGGCAAACGCTCTGGCGTTTCTGAAGGTGGTCGAGAGTTTCCGGGCGACCCGCGGGCAGCCCCCGTGCGGGCTGGTGCTCATCCTCGACGGGGAGGAAGAGCGCGGGAGCCCGAACCTCGCGGCGTTCGTGGATCGCTACCGGAACCGGCTCGGCGCGGATGCCGCCCTCTCCTTCGACGGGGCGATCGACCCTCGCGGCGTTCCCAAGATCGGGCTGGGAACGAGCGGCATGCTGTACGTGGAGCTCAGCGCCGATGGCGCGCCGACCGAGCTGCACTCGGCCGGGGCCAGACTGTACCCGAATCCCGCGTGGCGCCTTATCTGGGCGCTGGCTTCAATAAAGGCGGCGGACGAGCGCATCGTGATCGACGGTTTCTTCGACGATGTCGAGGGGCCGACGGCGCGAGACCGCGCGTTGATGGCGGCGATGTCCTGGGACGACGCACTGGTGAAGCGCGAGACGGGCGTCACTCAGTTCGTCCTCGGGACGCAAGGAGCCGAGGCGCTCGAGCGCCTGCTCTTCCAGCCGTCCGCAACTGTATGCGGAATCGTCTCCGGGTACGTGGGTGATGGGCCGAAGGGCATCGTCCCGAACCGGGCAGCCGCCAAGCTGGAGTTCCGCCTGGTCCCGCGCCAGACGCCGGACCGCGCACTCGCACTGCTCCGGTCGCACCTCGACCGGCTCGGGTTTCACGATGTCGGCGTTCGGGCGCTGGCCGCCGTTGAGACCGCGAAGACGGATCCCGACAGCGCGATCGCGCGCGCGGTGGTTGCCGCCGCCCGCACGCTCTACGGCGACCCGATCGTCAAACCCACCGAGGAGTACGCCGGCCGTCAGGGCGTGTGGCTGGGGAACCGCCTCGGGATGCCGGGCGTAGGCACGGGCATCGGCCCTCCGGGACACCGCGGGCATGCGACCGACGAGTTTGTCACGGTCGATCACTATGTCAGGGGGATAAAGTTTGCAGCCGCTATCTTCGTACAGTTCGCAGCCCTCTAG
- a CDS encoding ABC transporter ATP-binding protein: protein MLEDASFVVREREFVSVLGPSGCGKTTLLRIIAGIEVADSGEVLIDDKLAGPPGRDRCIVFQNYGLLPWRTVLGNVELGLEIHGFDREQRRMTARKYIDLVGLSGFERYYPHQISGGMQQRTGLARALSVEPRILLMDEPFAAVDAQKRALLQDELLRICEMTGTTILFVTHSLDEAVYLSNRILVFSARPGRLVAEVPVELATPRYGRDLGSDEDFVEVRRRVAKVLHERTDYYEPRRDAAAVD, encoded by the coding sequence GTGTTGGAGGACGCCAGTTTTGTCGTGCGCGAGCGCGAGTTCGTCTCCGTGCTCGGCCCGAGCGGCTGCGGCAAGACCACATTGCTGCGCATCATCGCCGGGATCGAGGTGGCGGATTCGGGCGAGGTCTTGATCGACGACAAGTTGGCGGGACCTCCGGGCCGGGACCGGTGCATCGTTTTCCAGAACTACGGACTGCTCCCGTGGCGCACGGTGCTCGGGAATGTGGAACTCGGCCTGGAAATCCACGGCTTCGACCGAGAGCAACGCCGCATGACCGCACGCAAGTACATCGACCTCGTCGGCCTGTCGGGGTTCGAACGGTATTATCCGCACCAGATTTCCGGCGGAATGCAGCAGCGCACAGGCCTGGCGCGCGCGCTTTCCGTGGAGCCGCGGATTCTTCTCATGGACGAGCCGTTCGCCGCGGTGGACGCGCAGAAGCGCGCGCTGCTCCAGGATGAGCTGTTGCGGATCTGCGAAATGACGGGCACCACGATTCTGTTCGTCACCCACAGCCTCGACGAAGCGGTGTACCTGTCAAATCGAATCCTTGTGTTCAGCGCACGGCCGGGGCGGCTGGTCGCCGAAGTGCCGGTGGAGCTCGCGACGCCGCGCTACGGACGAGATCTGGGGTCCGACGAGGACTTCGTCGAAGTGCGCAGGCGAGTCGCGAAGGTGCTCCACGAAAGGACGGACTACTATGAGCCCAGGCGAGATGCTGCTGCGGTCGATTGA
- a CDS encoding ABC transporter permease, whose product MSPGEMLLRSIDSAPADDGLIYGRTPPRRKGFRLSDHPRLVQGAIAAALLATWEVYGRSLNPILLSYPTAVARAFVELALNGQLLRALGQSLQPLAAGFFLAVIVGVVVGLLMGRYKLLHEGLDPFLTALYATPSVALIPLIMLWFGFGFAAKVVIVFLSCFFAIVINTYAGVRDVSRASVDVVRAYGANDRQIMTKVILPSAVPFVMAGIRVAVGRGVIGMVVAEFFTALTGLGALIIVYSNAFATAKLFVPILVLSALGVGLTAVARRVELLLAPWKETERAG is encoded by the coding sequence ATGAGCCCAGGCGAGATGCTGCTGCGGTCGATTGACTCCGCGCCCGCGGATGACGGGCTGATCTACGGGCGCACGCCGCCCCGGCGGAAAGGGTTCCGGCTGTCCGACCATCCTCGGCTGGTCCAGGGCGCGATCGCCGCCGCGCTCCTGGCGACGTGGGAGGTGTACGGACGGTCCCTGAACCCAATTCTGTTGAGCTATCCGACAGCGGTGGCCCGGGCGTTCGTCGAGCTGGCCCTAAACGGCCAGTTGCTGCGGGCGCTCGGGCAGAGTCTGCAGCCGCTTGCGGCCGGGTTCTTCCTCGCGGTGATCGTGGGGGTGGTGGTCGGGCTGCTGATGGGGCGCTACAAGCTCTTGCACGAGGGGCTCGATCCATTTCTCACCGCGCTGTATGCCACACCGAGCGTGGCCTTGATTCCGCTGATCATGCTGTGGTTCGGGTTCGGGTTCGCCGCGAAGGTCGTGATCGTGTTCCTCTCGTGCTTCTTCGCGATCGTCATCAACACGTACGCCGGCGTGCGCGACGTTAGCCGGGCATCGGTCGACGTTGTGCGCGCGTACGGCGCCAACGACCGTCAGATCATGACCAAGGTGATCCTGCCGAGCGCGGTCCCGTTCGTGATGGCCGGGATCCGTGTCGCGGTCGGCCGCGGGGTTATCGGCATGGTCGTGGCCGAGTTTTTTACAGCACTTACCGGCCTGGGCGCCCTGATCATCGTGTATTCGAACGCGTTCGCGACCGCCAAGCTGTTTGTTCCGATCCTGGTCCTCTCGGCCCTTGGAGTGGGATTGACGGCGGTGGCGCGGCGGGTCGAATTGCTGTTGGCGCCATGGAAGGAGACCGAGCGGGCCGGCTAG
- a CDS encoding ABC transporter substrate-binding protein — protein MGRRTAHRLVSLAIVMWMGALAGMGTTAGAAPQLIKVRYGLPTAPPAITTVTPYFALARGFFKELGLDVEIVPLPGSVTVVRALLSRQVDVALTDPATVFLAYANGAPIKVISGPVEKGTDSLVAAGSIKSIADLHGKRFAISEPGGQQHSQVKLLAAKYGVNPDDIQFLSVGGPVPRVQALLSNRVDATTVTIAILKPVLDAIDQGSVHVLASMGDEFPDLATAYDITRDDVVKNQATILSRLVLADIRGLRWAAQNPDAATLVVAKYIPGVDPSVLVHGEREISKFYGINGGVTAASVQGAQRLLMQLGVVRSVVDANQILAPQFISLAMGSLGFVHR, from the coding sequence ATGGGACGCCGCACGGCTCACAGGCTCGTGTCGTTGGCGATCGTGATGTGGATGGGGGCCCTCGCGGGTATGGGAACGACGGCCGGGGCGGCTCCCCAGTTGATCAAAGTCCGCTACGGCCTTCCGACTGCCCCGCCCGCGATTACCACTGTCACGCCGTACTTTGCGCTCGCGCGCGGGTTCTTCAAAGAGCTCGGGCTCGATGTGGAGATCGTGCCGCTGCCGGGCTCCGTGACGGTCGTGCGCGCGCTGCTGAGCCGGCAGGTCGACGTGGCCCTGACCGACCCTGCAACCGTCTTTCTCGCGTACGCGAACGGCGCGCCGATCAAGGTCATCTCGGGGCCCGTGGAAAAGGGCACGGACTCACTTGTGGCCGCGGGTTCGATCAAATCCATCGCCGACCTGCACGGAAAACGCTTTGCGATCTCCGAGCCAGGCGGGCAGCAGCACAGCCAGGTGAAACTTTTGGCGGCCAAATATGGGGTGAACCCCGACGACATTCAGTTTCTCTCGGTCGGCGGACCCGTCCCGCGCGTCCAGGCGCTGCTGTCGAACCGCGTGGACGCGACCACGGTGACCATCGCGATTCTGAAACCGGTGCTGGACGCCATCGACCAAGGTTCGGTGCACGTCCTGGCATCGATGGGCGACGAATTCCCAGATTTGGCGACGGCCTACGACATCACGCGGGACGACGTCGTGAAGAATCAGGCGACGATCCTGTCACGGCTCGTGCTGGCGGATATCCGTGGCCTTCGCTGGGCCGCGCAGAACCCCGACGCGGCAACCCTCGTCGTGGCGAAGTACATCCCGGGGGTCGATCCGTCGGTGCTGGTACACGGCGAGCGTGAGATCAGCAAGTTCTACGGAATCAATGGAGGGGTCACCGCGGCCTCGGTGCAAGGCGCGCAGCGGCTTCTCATGCAGCTTGGGGTTGTGCGGAGTGTGGTCGACGCGAACCAGATCCTCGCGCCGCAGTTCATTTCGCTGGCGATGGGGAGTTTGGGATTCGTGCACCGGTAA
- a CDS encoding isochorismatase family protein, whose amino-acid sequence MAAWDDMLTDRDRRVIEMSGYGTRRGLGQRPVVLVVDAQQHFVGVRGDIFASIAAYPTSVGDEAWTAIARIQLLIAAARSCDIPVMYSKSGIKAGEESFDSFARKRRPPDVASDTPTLEMPIVAEIAPRPGEVVIEKRFPSAFFGSPLMSFLHSYGADTILLAGFTTSGCVRATCVDAMSYNFRVGIVADGCADRLHIAHKASLLDMHMKYGDVLTADEVLGYMKRVGRASAAAP is encoded by the coding sequence ATGGCCGCGTGGGACGATATGCTCACCGATCGCGATCGCCGCGTCATCGAAATGAGCGGGTACGGTACACGCCGGGGGCTCGGGCAGCGCCCCGTGGTGCTCGTGGTGGACGCGCAGCAGCATTTTGTTGGGGTGCGCGGCGACATTTTTGCCTCGATCGCTGCCTATCCGACGAGCGTCGGAGACGAAGCGTGGACGGCGATCGCCCGCATCCAATTGCTGATCGCCGCTGCGCGCTCGTGCGACATTCCGGTGATGTACTCGAAGTCTGGGATCAAGGCGGGCGAGGAGTCGTTCGACAGCTTCGCCCGCAAGCGCAGACCGCCCGACGTGGCTTCCGACACGCCCACGCTGGAGATGCCGATCGTCGCCGAGATCGCTCCGCGGCCTGGTGAAGTCGTCATCGAGAAGCGTTTTCCGAGCGCGTTCTTCGGATCGCCGCTGATGAGCTTCCTGCACTCATACGGGGCGGACACGATCCTGCTTGCCGGTTTCACGACGAGCGGCTGCGTCCGGGCGACCTGCGTGGACGCGATGTCGTATAACTTCCGCGTAGGGATCGTGGCCGACGGATGCGCCGACCGCCTGCACATCGCCCACAAGGCCAGCCTGTTGGATATGCACATGAAATACGGGGACGTCCTGACCGCGGACGAGGTGCTGGGGTACATGAAACGGGTTGGGCGCGCGTCCGCGGCGGCGCCATAG
- a CDS encoding UbiD family decarboxylase gives MGFRDLREWIDAVGRAGELREVRGAHWDLEIGTIVDLYQRRMGLPALLFDEIADYPAGWRVLANTLTSQSRVALTLGLPLQTDARGIVNAWRRYARQYPTIPCRKVSDGPVNEVVETGDRVDILQFPSPRWHAKDGGRYIGTGCLVLQRDPDSAWVNVGVYRVQVHDGRRAGLYISPGKHGRLIMEKYWAQGRPCPVAVSLGHDPLAFFVAGLEVPYGTSELEVVGGVRGEPSEVLQSEFTNLPIPARSEAVLEGEIHPDDRRDEGPFGEWLGYYAGGTRPASVIRVTAVRRRRDPIMMGNLPAKPPNDDTYYRGFLRAAAVWGELEGAGIPGISMVWCHEAGGSRMFTIIALRQMYAGHAKQTALVAAQCHAGAYANRWTVVVDDDVDATNTNEVLWAMCSRVDPREDVDVLTGGWSTPLDPMSYPPDRRNLNARLVVDACRPFGREFPEVCTAGPEVRAEIVARWRDRLPEIAD, from the coding sequence ATGGGATTTCGCGATCTTCGCGAATGGATCGATGCCGTGGGCCGCGCCGGCGAACTGCGGGAGGTCCGGGGCGCGCATTGGGATCTGGAAATAGGGACGATCGTCGATCTCTATCAACGGCGGATGGGCCTGCCCGCGCTGCTGTTCGATGAGATCGCCGACTATCCGGCCGGCTGGCGCGTGCTGGCCAACACGCTGACGAGCCAGTCCCGGGTCGCGCTTACCCTTGGGCTGCCCCTCCAGACAGACGCGCGGGGCATCGTGAACGCGTGGCGGCGGTACGCTCGACAATACCCGACGATCCCGTGCCGGAAGGTCTCAGACGGCCCCGTCAACGAGGTCGTGGAGACCGGCGACCGGGTGGACATTCTCCAGTTTCCGTCGCCGCGATGGCACGCCAAGGACGGAGGTCGATACATCGGCACTGGATGTCTTGTGCTCCAGCGCGACCCAGATTCGGCGTGGGTCAACGTCGGCGTGTACCGCGTCCAGGTCCACGACGGGCGTCGGGCCGGCCTCTACATCTCGCCGGGAAAGCACGGCCGGCTGATCATGGAGAAGTACTGGGCTCAGGGCCGGCCGTGCCCGGTTGCGGTCTCGCTGGGCCACGATCCCCTCGCGTTCTTCGTCGCCGGGTTGGAGGTGCCGTACGGCACCAGCGAACTCGAAGTCGTCGGTGGAGTGCGCGGCGAGCCGTCCGAGGTGCTCCAAAGCGAGTTCACCAACCTGCCGATCCCGGCGCGCAGCGAGGCGGTGCTCGAGGGAGAGATCCACCCGGACGACCGCCGCGACGAGGGTCCGTTCGGTGAGTGGCTCGGGTATTACGCCGGCGGCACGCGGCCGGCCAGCGTCATCCGGGTGACCGCGGTTCGCCGTCGGCGAGACCCCATCATGATGGGGAACTTGCCGGCCAAACCTCCCAACGACGACACGTACTATCGCGGATTCCTTCGGGCCGCAGCCGTTTGGGGCGAACTGGAGGGTGCCGGCATCCCGGGCATCTCGATGGTCTGGTGCCACGAGGCGGGCGGTTCGAGGATGTTCACGATCATCGCGCTGCGACAGATGTACGCCGGGCACGCGAAGCAGACCGCGCTGGTCGCCGCCCAGTGCCATGCCGGCGCCTACGCCAATCGCTGGACGGTCGTGGTGGATGACGATGTGGACGCCACCAACACGAATGAGGTGCTGTGGGCGATGTGCAGCCGCGTCGATCCGCGGGAGGACGTCGATGTCCTTACCGGTGGGTGGAGCACGCCGCTGGATCCCATGAGCTATCCGCCCGACCGTCGCAATCTGAACGCGCGTCTTGTCGTTGATGCGTGCCGCCCGTTCGGACGCGAATTCCCTGAGGTGTGCACGGCGGGTCCCGAGGTCCGAGCCGAGATCGTCGCGCGCTGGCGCGACCGCCTGCCGGAGATCGCCGACTGA
- a CDS encoding ABC transporter substrate-binding protein: protein MTFGLRRWIVCLIALVSSSAALSHGMPVGSAAAPSTRVVYGLPTAPPGLPGGIEPYFALERGFFKQEGLDVEIVPLPGSVTVVRALLSRQVDIALTDPATVFLAYANGAPIKIISGPVERATDVVVAAGVITSVADLRGKRFGISQPGGQTHNEVKLLAAKYGVNPDDIQYLAIGGPVPRVDALLVNRVDATSLTIAVVKPVLDAIDAGKVHVIASLGDEFPDLPTAYDITRDDVIRERPAILSRLVRADIRGYRWAAQNPDAAAQIVAKYIAGLDPALAARGVREVSRYYGVNGGVSAASVAGAQRLLVQLGILRGVIDVNQIFTPQFVTLALGSLGVMPR from the coding sequence ATGACGTTCGGCCTGCGGCGATGGATCGTGTGCCTCATTGCGCTGGTCTCATCGTCGGCAGCGTTGTCCCACGGCATGCCGGTGGGAAGCGCCGCAGCCCCGTCGACCAGGGTCGTCTACGGCCTGCCGACCGCGCCACCCGGGCTCCCCGGAGGCATCGAGCCGTATTTCGCACTCGAGCGCGGGTTCTTCAAGCAGGAAGGTCTGGACGTGGAGATCGTGCCGCTGCCGGGATCTGTGACGGTCGTGCGCGCGCTGCTGAGCCGGCAGGTCGATATCGCCCTGACCGATCCGGCCACCGTGTTCCTCGCGTACGCCAACGGTGCGCCGATCAAGATCATTTCTGGGCCCGTGGAACGGGCCACCGATGTCGTGGTGGCCGCCGGAGTGATCACGTCGGTCGCTGACCTGCGCGGAAAGCGCTTTGGGATCTCCCAGCCGGGTGGTCAAACACACAACGAGGTGAAGCTTCTCGCCGCCAAGTATGGCGTGAACCCGGACGACATCCAATATCTGGCGATTGGAGGACCCGTGCCCCGGGTTGACGCGCTGCTCGTGAACCGGGTGGATGCGACCTCGCTCACCATCGCCGTGGTGAAGCCGGTGCTCGACGCCATTGATGCGGGCAAGGTACATGTGATCGCTTCGTTGGGCGACGAGTTTCCCGATCTCCCGACAGCATACGACATTACCCGCGACGACGTGATCAGGGAACGGCCGGCGATTCTGTCCCGACTTGTGCGCGCGGACATTCGCGGCTACCGTTGGGCGGCGCAGAATCCCGACGCCGCGGCGCAGATCGTCGCAAAATATATTGCGGGGCTCGATCCGGCGCTCGCCGCGCGCGGTGTGCGGGAGGTGAGCCGGTACTACGGGGTCAACGGCGGCGTCTCGGCCGCCTCTGTCGCGGGGGCGCAACGGTTGCTCGTCCAACTGGGGATCCTGCGCGGCGTCATCGATGTCAACCAGATCTTCACGCCGCAGTTCGTGACGCTTGCACTGGGAAGTCTCGGTGTCATGCCGCGATAG
- the allB gene encoding allantoinase AllB produces the protein MAVDLIVANGTIVSSAASYRGHVVIKDGKVHEIMVRDDLPETKRTIDATGLHVLPGLIDPHVHFRVPGLDYKEDFDTGSQAAAAGGITTIIDMPNVVPPTSNVEGFHAKVACAKGTSYVDYGIYAVIIEGNSKEILPLADAGVVGYKIFLGETVGNIPAPQDGEIIDAWRIMVRTGLRCGVHAEDNSIILYLRKKLQDQGRKDPLAHLESRPSVAEAEAISRAILFAREAKSKLMIYHMSAAEGVDLVRRGKDSGVDVMGETGPHYLIMEGEDMVRMNLGSMLKMNPPVRSREHAEALWRGLLDGTIEVIGTDHSPHTREEKMFDNPMGDIWKAIPGWPGVETNVPLMLTQVNAGRMSLNQYVKVQAEGPARAWNLWPRKGHLGRGADGDITIVDMRKEGTIDQDQLHSKSKLTPFHGFRVKGLPVYTIVRGNVVMENGEVVGKPRGELQTPIV, from the coding sequence ATGGCAGTAGACCTGATCGTCGCGAACGGTACCATCGTGAGTTCGGCCGCGAGCTATCGCGGTCACGTGGTGATCAAGGACGGCAAAGTCCACGAAATCATGGTGCGGGACGATCTTCCCGAGACCAAGCGGACGATCGACGCGACGGGCCTGCACGTGCTCCCCGGACTCATTGACCCACATGTGCACTTCCGCGTGCCGGGCCTCGACTACAAAGAAGACTTCGACACCGGCTCTCAGGCGGCGGCCGCGGGCGGTATCACGACCATCATCGACATGCCGAACGTCGTCCCGCCGACGTCGAACGTCGAGGGGTTCCACGCGAAGGTCGCCTGCGCCAAAGGGACTTCGTACGTCGACTACGGCATTTACGCCGTGATCATCGAGGGCAACAGCAAGGAGATCCTTCCGCTCGCCGACGCGGGTGTCGTCGGATACAAGATCTTCCTCGGGGAGACCGTGGGCAACATCCCGGCGCCGCAGGACGGCGAAATCATCGACGCCTGGCGCATCATGGTACGGACGGGTCTGCGGTGCGGCGTGCACGCCGAAGACAACAGCATCATCCTCTACCTTCGGAAGAAGCTTCAGGACCAAGGCCGGAAAGATCCTCTGGCCCACCTGGAGTCGCGGCCGTCCGTCGCGGAGGCCGAGGCCATCTCCCGGGCGATTCTGTTCGCGCGCGAGGCGAAGAGCAAGTTGATGATCTACCATATGAGCGCCGCCGAAGGCGTCGATCTGGTCCGGCGCGGCAAGGACAGCGGCGTCGACGTCATGGGGGAGACGGGACCGCACTATCTCATCATGGAAGGCGAGGACATGGTGCGGATGAACCTCGGGTCCATGCTGAAGATGAATCCCCCGGTGCGGTCGCGGGAGCACGCCGAGGCGCTGTGGCGCGGCCTGCTCGACGGGACGATCGAGGTTATCGGGACCGATCACTCGCCGCACACCCGGGAAGAAAAAATGTTCGACAATCCCATGGGCGACATCTGGAAGGCGATCCCGGGCTGGCCCGGCGTGGAGACCAACGTGCCACTCATGTTGACGCAGGTCAACGCCGGACGGATGAGCCTCAATCAATACGTCAAGGTGCAGGCGGAGGGCCCAGCGCGGGCGTGGAACCTGTGGCCGCGCAAGGGGCACCTCGGCCGGGGCGCCGACGGCGACATCACGATCGTCGACATGCGAAAGGAAGGCACGATCGACCAGGACCAGCTGCACAGCAAGAGCAAGCTGACGCCGTTCCACGGGTTCCGCGTCAAGGGCCTGCCCGTCTACACGATCGTTCGCGGCAACGTCGTGATGGAGAACGGCGAGGTCGTCGGGAAGCCGCGGGGGGAGCTGCAGACGCCGATCGTTTAG
- a CDS encoding C45 family peptidase: MDTLVGIGTSWQIGCAHGEQLAEAVAANLGLFWRRVAAAGMDRGALRAGALAEERRALADARCEEIAGIASAARVGYPDLLAYNMYHGRVYPEECTVMWALPDATAGGRTLFMKNSDKIGREDMVGPNFYKNKEINILVALRQSGKPAIIGVGQAGGTGLKMGINDRGVCAGTNIARTYELRTRAVTSTQERAVDRAQLARDGLELTAAMLATQAMVARVAESPMATPGNLEFVDSTRACVIEGSYDRVAVQAYDKGAGSRTNRFVTLQELNDPKDLSSYCRFVRTQELLGAVSGRLTLDDFVSFTRDHANGPGPNSICRHHDDVRSETTQSALVGEINGASPADSVVRVALGKPCHAWRHADGHIELTLRFRVEDIPEGLRTGEVWKRYWTEEPFEAAPAAMGKVSA, from the coding sequence ATGGACACGCTGGTGGGAATCGGAACCTCCTGGCAGATCGGATGCGCCCACGGCGAGCAGCTTGCCGAGGCCGTCGCCGCAAACCTCGGTCTCTTCTGGCGGCGCGTCGCGGCCGCCGGGATGGACCGCGGGGCGCTGCGGGCCGGCGCCCTCGCGGAGGAGCGGCGCGCGCTGGCCGATGCCCGGTGCGAGGAGATCGCCGGGATCGCCTCCGCGGCCCGGGTCGGGTACCCTGACTTGCTCGCGTACAACATGTACCATGGGCGGGTCTACCCTGAGGAGTGCACCGTGATGTGGGCGCTGCCGGACGCGACGGCCGGCGGACGGACGCTGTTCATGAAGAACAGCGACAAGATCGGCCGCGAGGACATGGTCGGCCCGAACTTCTACAAGAACAAGGAAATCAACATCCTCGTGGCACTGCGCCAGTCGGGGAAGCCCGCCATCATCGGCGTCGGCCAGGCGGGCGGTACGGGCCTCAAGATGGGCATCAACGACCGCGGCGTGTGCGCTGGAACCAACATCGCGCGGACGTACGAGCTGCGCACCCGGGCCGTGACGTCGACGCAGGAGCGGGCGGTGGACCGGGCCCAGCTGGCCCGGGACGGGCTCGAGCTCACCGCGGCGATGTTGGCCACGCAGGCGATGGTCGCCCGCGTCGCGGAGTCGCCGATGGCGACCCCCGGGAACCTCGAATTTGTGGACTCCACGCGCGCGTGTGTGATCGAGGGCTCGTACGATCGCGTGGCCGTGCAGGCGTACGACAAGGGCGCCGGGTCTAGGACCAACCGGTTCGTCACGCTGCAGGAACTCAACGATCCCAAGGATCTCTCGTCCTATTGCCGCTTCGTGCGGACGCAGGAGCTGCTCGGGGCCGTGTCGGGCCGGTTGACGCTCGACGATTTTGTGTCGTTCACCCGTGACCACGCCAACGGTCCGGGACCGAACTCGATCTGCCGTCACCACGACGACGTCCGGTCGGAGACCACGCAGTCCGCGCTGGTCGGCGAGATCAACGGAGCTTCGCCGGCGGACAGCGTCGTCCGGGTGGCCCTCGGCAAACCGTGTCATGCGTGGCGGCACGCCGACGGGCACATCGAGCTCACGCTTCGCTTCCGGGTCGAGGATATCCCGGAGGGACTCCGCACCGGCGAAGTGTGGAAGCGGTACTGGACCGAGGAGCCGTTCGAGGCGGCGCCGGCCGCGATGGGTAAGGTATCCGCCTGA
- a CDS encoding SRPBCC domain-containing protein produces the protein MKFEKELTVGVPPDRVWAFLWDVERVTKCLPGCREARTVVPHERYECVVSERVGPFKVQFPLDIQVLEVEEHRRLKAQAAGRDSAMGSSLKVILDLTLEGTDSGSKLKITSDTSILGKLGTLGYGIIQHKADGIMTQFADAVRRELETAG, from the coding sequence TTGAAGTTCGAGAAGGAGCTCACGGTGGGCGTGCCTCCCGACCGCGTCTGGGCATTCCTGTGGGATGTCGAACGGGTGACCAAGTGTCTGCCGGGATGCCGCGAGGCTCGCACCGTGGTGCCGCACGAGCGCTACGAGTGCGTCGTCAGCGAGCGCGTCGGCCCGTTCAAAGTGCAGTTCCCTCTGGACATTCAAGTGCTCGAGGTCGAGGAGCACCGCCGCCTGAAGGCACAGGCCGCCGGTCGGGACTCGGCGATGGGCAGCTCGCTCAAGGTCATCCTCGACCTCACGCTCGAAGGTACGGACTCGGGGTCCAAGCTCAAGATCACGTCCGACACGAGCATCCTCGGAAAATTGGGGACCCTCGGATATGGGATCATCCAGCACAAGGCGGACGGCATCATGACGCAGTTTGCAGATGCCGTCAGACGAGAGCTGGAGACCGCGGGGTAA